The Penicillium digitatum chromosome 6, complete sequence genome has a window encoding:
- a CDS encoding Aminopeptidase I zinc metalloprotease (M18) family protein yields the protein MDTPNSPTPKRSRGFSVKSDKSNKSGSTSHKRGLSESSEEKARRNLQTKADPLVAMNELQPMAVALEKSNLGSLREIEFKDQYGNVITDPDLSNPSRPRLERPLDTIRSFEAAINGSYTNNRASYAKTDDAASQMGDFSRRTSYHGGQNSGPANRNYDQSNYYGQSQSRPDSIVNAYQNAPLSPENTNPYYAHGGYNKNGYGQNSRRRPPHHPRGSASALMTPSEGYPNMAYSPQHGYQRSRDNVAAMSNPGSGHSYPYGQSTDPSSMNSSNDQLQQQALQQQRLEGRAQAERGYNNFSSPKPPQPVGDSNWGGPVGGTPTPPAARPAQPTPPKTVNQPSASEEKADKKKSWFKRRFSKDK from the exons ACTCCGAAAAGGAGTCGTGGATTCAGCGTGAAATCCGACAAGTCCAACAAATCGGGATCAACAAGCCACAAACGTGGACTTTCCGAGTCGTCCGAAGAGAAAGCTCGTCGGAATCTACAAACCAAAGCCGATCCTTTGGTCGCCATGAACGAGCTTCAGCCTA TGGCCGTCGCGCTGGAGAAGTCCAATTTGGGCTCGCTGCGAGAGATCGAGTTCAAGGATCAGTATGGGAATGTCATCA CCGATCCCGACCTGTCAAATCCCAGTCGACCGCGTTTGGAGCGCCCCTTGGATACAATTCGATCGTTTGAAGCAGCTATCAATGGCTCATACACCAATAACCGTGCGTCATATGCTAAAACAG ACGATGCCGCATCACAGATGGGTGACTTCAGCCGACGTACAAGTTACCATGGAG GTCAAAACAGCGGTCCTGCAAACAGAAACTACGATCAAAGTAATTACTACGGCCAAAGCCAATCACGACCAGACAGTATCGTGAACGCATACCAAAATGCACCTCTATCGCCCGAGAACACGAATCCCTACTACGCCCATGGCGGATATAACAAAAATGGATATGGCCAAAACAGCCGAAGACGCCCACCCCACCATCCACGCGGGTCAGCGTCGGCGCTCATGACTCCCTCCGAGGGCTACCCAAATATGGCCTACAGCCCCCAGCACGGTTACCAGCGGTCCCGCGACAACGTCGCTGCCATGTCCAACCCCGGCTCTGGCCACTCATACCCCTATGGCCAGTCCACAGACCCCAGCTCGATGAACAGCTCCAACGACCAGTTGCAGCAGCAGGCTCTGCAGCAACAGCGTCTTGAGGGACGTGCTCAAGCCGAGCGGGGCTATAACAATTTCAGTTCACCCAAGCCTCCCCAGCCCGTGGGTGACTCGAACTGGGGTGGACCCGTTGGTGGTACTCCGACTCCCCCGGCGGCTAGGCCCGCACAACCGACTCCGCCAAAGACTGTGAACCAACCCTCAGCTAGTGAGGAGAAGgcagacaagaagaagagctggTTCAAGCGCCGGTTCAGCAAGGATAAGTAA